One segment of Carassius auratus strain Wakin chromosome 2, ASM336829v1, whole genome shotgun sequence DNA contains the following:
- the dhrs1 gene encoding dehydrogenase/reductase SDR family member 1 isoform X2 — MALSGWICVVTGASRGIGRGIALQLSEAGATVYITGRQDKTLKQTAAEVTERGGRCLPVVCDSSKEDEIKELFDRVQREQNGRLDLLVNNAYAGVQVIMDNLNKKFWEVDPDIWDTINNTGLRGHYFCSVYAARMMVAQGKGLIVFISSMGGLRYLFNVPYGVGKAACDRMAADMAIELKKKGVVSVSLWPGAVQTELINQYMSHGEGPLGIDPKLKEVFSKGETTEFSGRCIVELTKDKSLMSMTGQVLMTCDLAYRYGLKDVDGRSVVDYTSLKFLISQIPYVSWLSVFTPSFIRVPRSILSLGSGKF, encoded by the exons ATGGCACTTTCAGGATGGATCTGTGTGGTGACTGGGGCTTCCAGAGGAATCGGAAGAGGTATTGCCCTTCAGTTATCTGAGGCTGGTGCTACAGTGTACATCACTGGTCGACAGGACAAAACTCTGAAGCAGACAGCAGCAGAG GTGACAGAGAGAGGTGGCCGGTGTCTCCCAGTGGTCTGTGACTCATCTAAAGAGGATGAAATCAAGGAACTGTTTGATCGTGTCCAGCGTGAGCAAAATGGTAGACTTGACTTGTTGGTGAATAACGCCTATGCAGGTGTACAG GTTATCATGGACAACTTGAACAAGAAATTCTGGGAGGTGGATCCAGATATTTGGGACACAATCAACAACACTGGACTTAG GGGTCACTATTTCTGCTCAGTGTATGCTGCTCGGATGATGGTTGCTCAGGGCAAAGGCTTGATTGTGTTCATATCATCCATGGGTGGTCTGCGCTATCTCTTCAATGTACCCTATGGGGTCGGCAAGGCTGCA tgtgacCGAATGGCAGCAGACATGGCAATAGAGCTGAAGAAGAAAGGTGTGGTTTCTGTAAGCCTCTGGCCAGGGGCAGTTCAGACAGAGTTAATCAATCAGTATATGTCTCATGGCGAGGGTCCTCTGGGAATTGATCCTaaa TtaaaggaggtgttcagtaagggTGAGACGACAGAGTTTAGTGGACGATGCATAGTTGAGCTGACCAAAG ATAAAAGTCTGATGTCAATGACTGGGCAAGTGTTGATGACCTGTGATCTCGCTTACCGCTATGGACTCAAGGATGTTGATG GTCGCAGTGTAGTGGACTACACCTCTCTGAAGTTCCTCATTTCCCAGATACCCTATGTGTCCTGGCTGTCCGTATTCACTCCTTCATTTATCAGAGTGCCTCGTTCCATTCTGAGTCTTGGCAGTGGCAAATTCTAA
- the dhrs1 gene encoding dehydrogenase/reductase SDR family member 1 isoform X1, with translation MLVLYYTMALSGWICVVTGASRGIGRGIALQLSEAGATVYITGRQDKTLKQTAAEVTERGGRCLPVVCDSSKEDEIKELFDRVQREQNGRLDLLVNNAYAGVQVIMDNLNKKFWEVDPDIWDTINNTGLRGHYFCSVYAARMMVAQGKGLIVFISSMGGLRYLFNVPYGVGKAACDRMAADMAIELKKKGVVSVSLWPGAVQTELINQYMSHGEGPLGIDPKLKEVFSKGETTEFSGRCIVELTKDKSLMSMTGQVLMTCDLAYRYGLKDVDGRSVVDYTSLKFLISQIPYVSWLSVFTPSFIRVPRSILSLGSGKF, from the exons ATGGCACTTTCAGGATGGATCTGTGTGGTGACTGGGGCTTCCAGAGGAATCGGAAGAGGTATTGCCCTTCAGTTATCTGAGGCTGGTGCTACAGTGTACATCACTGGTCGACAGGACAAAACTCTGAAGCAGACAGCAGCAGAG GTGACAGAGAGAGGTGGCCGGTGTCTCCCAGTGGTCTGTGACTCATCTAAAGAGGATGAAATCAAGGAACTGTTTGATCGTGTCCAGCGTGAGCAAAATGGTAGACTTGACTTGTTGGTGAATAACGCCTATGCAGGTGTACAG GTTATCATGGACAACTTGAACAAGAAATTCTGGGAGGTGGATCCAGATATTTGGGACACAATCAACAACACTGGACTTAG GGGTCACTATTTCTGCTCAGTGTATGCTGCTCGGATGATGGTTGCTCAGGGCAAAGGCTTGATTGTGTTCATATCATCCATGGGTGGTCTGCGCTATCTCTTCAATGTACCCTATGGGGTCGGCAAGGCTGCA tgtgacCGAATGGCAGCAGACATGGCAATAGAGCTGAAGAAGAAAGGTGTGGTTTCTGTAAGCCTCTGGCCAGGGGCAGTTCAGACAGAGTTAATCAATCAGTATATGTCTCATGGCGAGGGTCCTCTGGGAATTGATCCTaaa TtaaaggaggtgttcagtaagggTGAGACGACAGAGTTTAGTGGACGATGCATAGTTGAGCTGACCAAAG ATAAAAGTCTGATGTCAATGACTGGGCAAGTGTTGATGACCTGTGATCTCGCTTACCGCTATGGACTCAAGGATGTTGATG GTCGCAGTGTAGTGGACTACACCTCTCTGAAGTTCCTCATTTCCCAGATACCCTATGTGTCCTGGCTGTCCGTATTCACTCCTTCATTTATCAGAGTGCCTCGTTCCATTCTGAGTCTTGGCAGTGGCAAATTCTAA